One genomic segment of Helianthus annuus cultivar XRQ/B chromosome 14, HanXRQr2.0-SUNRISE, whole genome shotgun sequence includes these proteins:
- the LOC110935901 gene encoding vacuolar protein sorting-associated protein 26B, protein MNYILGAFKPACNISITFADAKTRKQVPLKKENGQTILVPLFHSQENIAGKISVEPVQGKKVEHNGIKIELLGQIEMYFDRGNFYDFTSLVRELDIPGELYERKTYPFEFSTVEMPYETYNGANVRLRYVLKVTIARGYAGSIVEYQDFVVRNYSPSPEINNSIKMEVGIEDCLHIEFEYNKSKYHLKDVIIGKIYFLLVRIKLKNMDLEIRRRESTGSGANTHVETETLAKFELMDGAPVRGESIPIRLFLSPYELTPTHRNINNKFSVKYYLNLVLVDEEDRRYFKQQEITIYRTAETSP, encoded by the exons ATG AATTACATATTAGGAGCTTTCAAACCGGCTTGTAATATTTCAATTACTTTTGCCGATGCCAAAACTCGCAAGCAG GTTCCATTAAAGAAAGAAAATGGTCAGACGATACTGGTCCCCCTTTTCCATAGTCAAGAAAACATTGCTGGAAAG ATTTCTGTAGAACCAGTGCAAGGAAAGAAAGTTGAACACAATGGCATTAAAATTGAGCTCCTTGGTCAGATTG AAATGTATTTTGACAGGGGGAACTTCTATGACTTTACCTCACTTG TTCGTGAACTGGATATTCCTGGTGAACTATATGAGAGGAAAACAtatccttttgaattttcaacaGTTGAAATGCCGTATGAGACATACAATGGAGCCAATGTTCGACTTCG ATACGTCTTAAAGGTAACCATTGCTCGTGGCTATGCTGGTAGCATAGTGGAATACCAAGATTTTGTG GTCCGCAACTACAGCCCATCTCCTGAAATCAACAATAGTATTAAG ATGGAAGTTGGAATAGAAGACTGCCTTCATATTGAGTTTGAGTACAACAAGAGCAA GTATCATCTTAAAGATGTGATTATTGGGAagatatattttcttcttgttaGAATCAAGCTAAAGAATATGGATCTTGAGATCAGACGAAGAGAATCGACTGGTTCTGGGGCCAACACTCATGTGGAGACAGAAACCTTAGCAAAATTTGAGTTGATGGATGGTGCTCCTGTTAGAG GTGAGTCGATTCCAATCAGGCTGTTTCTGAGCCCATACGAACTGACGCCAACACACCGCAATATTAACAACAAATTTAGTGTGAAGTATTATTTGAATCTGGTGCTTGTTGACGAGGAAGATCGCAGGTACTTCAAGCAGCAGGAAATCACGATATATCGAACTGCAGAGACCTCTCCCTGA
- the LOC110935903 gene encoding molybdate-anion transporter — translation MEVFYYMVFGVLGLIVAALELSKTNKDRITTSQAFTSFKNNYLLVYSLMMAGDWLQGPYVYYLYTTYGYGKGDIGQLFIAGFGSSMLFGTIVGSLADKQGRKRACITYCITYILSCMTKHSPQYKVLLLGRILGGVATSLLFSAFESWLVAEHNKRGFEQQWLSLTFSKAIFLGNGLIAILSGLFGNFLVDVAALGPVAPFDAAACILALGMAIILSSWGENYGDPSENKDLLSQFKGAAVAIASDEKIALLGAIQSLFEGSMYTFVFLWTPALSPNDEEIPHGFIFATFMLASMLGSSVAARLMARTSPRVESYMQIVFLVSAASLLLPIVTNFFVSSSEMKDGGISLGASVQLVGFCAFEGCVGIFWPSIMKMRSQYIPEEARSTIMNFFRIPLNIFVCIVLYNVNAFPITIMFGMCSIFLFVAAVLQRRLLVITDKSKLDDWTSMKERDIETEPLNDD, via the exons ATGGAGGTGTTTTATTACATGGTTTTTGGGGTTTTAGGGTTGATCGTCGCCGCTCTGGAGTTGAGTAAGACCAACAAAGATCGAATTACCACTTCCCAGGCTTTTACTTCCTTCAAGAACAACTATCTCCTTGTTTACTCTCTCATGATGG CTGGGGACTGGTTGCAGGGTCCCTATGTCTACTACCTGTATACAACATATGGCTACGGAAAGGGGGATATCGGGCAGCTCTTCATTGCTGGCTTTGGCTCATCCATGCTCTTTGGCACCATCGTCGGCTCTTTAGCTGATAAACA GGGCCGTAAGCGAGCATGTATCACATACTGCATCACTTACATACTCAGCTGCATGACCAAACATTCTCCCCAATACAAAGTTCTACTCTTAGGCCGTATTTTGGGCGGTGTTGCTACCTCTCTCCTCTTTTCAGCATTTGAATCTTGGCTTGTTGCCGAACACAACAAGCGAGGCTTTGAACAACAATGGCTCTCCTTAACCTTCTCCAAGGCCATCTTCCTCGGCAATGGTCTCATTGCCATCCTCTCTGGCCTGTTTGGCAACTTTTTAGTTGATGTTGCAGCCCTTGGACCTGTCGCCCCCTTTGATGCTGCAGCATGCATTCTTGCCCTTGGCATGGCCATTATACTCTCATCCTGGGGTGAAAACTACGGAGACCCTTCCGAGAACAAGGACCTTCTTTCTCAGTTCAAGGGTGCCGCTGTAGCTATTGCTTCTG ATGAGAAAATTGCATTGCTGGGAGCTATACAGTCTTTGTTTGAAGGCTCCATGTACACATTTGTTTTTCTATGGACTCCCGCCTTGAGTCCAAATGATGAGGAGATTCCACATGGTTTCATTTTTGCCACATTCATGTTAGCATCAATGCTGGGAAGTTCAGTTGCTGCCCGATTGATGGCCCGCACCTCACCTAGAGTTGAGAGCTACATGCAGATTGTGTTTTTGGTTTCTGCAGCATCACTTTTGCTTCCAATTGTCACAAAT TTTTTTGTATCTTCTTCTGAGATGAAAGATGGAGGCATCTCATTGGGGGCTAGTGTTCAACTTGTTGGGTTTTGTGCATTTGAGGGCTGTGTTGGAATCTTTTGGCCATCCATCATGAAGATGAGATCCCAATACATTCCTGAGGAGGCCAGAAGCACCATCATGAACTTTTTCCGCATTCCTCTCAATATATTCGTCTGCATCGTCCTCTACAAT GTGAATGCATTCCCTATAACAATCATGTTTGGAATGTGCTCCATCTTTCTTTTTGTGGCTGCAGTGCTGCAGAGGCGATTACTAGTCATAACAGACAAGTCAA AGTTGGATGATTGGACATCGATGAAAGAGAGAGACATTGAGACTGAGCCCCTAAATGATGACTAA
- the LOC110935904 gene encoding histone-lysine N-methyltransferase ATXR6: protein MASSASTPRVVARRRTQASKSKSKKQDYDDTRCEQCGSGDFGSELLLCDQCDRGFHLFCLRPILPSVPIGSWFCSSCSSNRKTIPRFPLVQTKIIDFFRIQRSYETDCQVEDIDNNNKKRRRTRSLGALKKKRRRLLAYSPSEDSARRLEQMASLATALTATGAEFSNELTYIPGMAPKSANCPAFEKGGMQLLSREDTEALNLCKTLMRKGECPPLMVVFDPLEGFTVEADKFIKDMTIITEYVGDVDYLRNRENDDGDSIMTLISAATCSKTLVICPDKRSNIARFINGINNHTPEGRKKQNLKCVRFNVDGEARVLLVANRDISKGERLYYDYNAYENEYPTEHFV from the exons ATGGCTTCTTCTGCTTCTACACCGAGAGTTGTGGCTAGACGGAGGACTCAAGCTTCCAAATCCAAATCCAAGAAACAAGACTACGACGACACAAGATGCGAACAATGCGGGTCGGGTGATTTCGGATCGGAGCTCCTTTTATGCGACCAATGTGACCGAGGGTTTCACTTGTTTTGCCTCAGACCTATCCTTCCCTCTGTTCCAATCGGCTCATGGTTCTGCTCTTCTTGCTCATCTAATCGGAAAACCATTCCAA GATTTCCATTGGTTCAAACCAAAATCATTGACTTCTTCCGCATCCAGAGGTCCTATGAAACTGATTGCCAAG TAGAAGACATTGATAATAATAACAAGAAAAGACGGAGAACAAGAAGCCTTGGGGCATTAAAGAAGAAAAGGAGGAGGCTTTTGGCTTACAGTCCAAGTGAGGATTCTGCAAGAAGGCTAGAACAGATGGCCTCCCTGGCCACAGCGTTGACAGCCACAGGCGCTGAGTTCAGTAATGAGCTTACATACATCCCTGGCATGGCTCCCAAGTCAGCTAATTGCCCTGCTTTTGAGAAGGGGGGAATGCAGCTTCTATCAAGAGAAGACACTGAGGCTTTGAATTTGTGTAAGACTTTGATGAGGAAAGGGGAATGCCCACCTCTCATGGTTGTCTTTGACCCTCTTGAAGG TTTCACTGTAGAAGCTGATAAATTCATTAAAGATATGACAATCATCACAGAGTATGTTGGGGATGTTGATTATCTGCGAAACCGTGAAAACGATGATGGAGACAGTATAATGACTCTTATCTCTGCTGCTACTTGTTCAAAGACTCTGGTCATTTGCCCTGACAAGCGCAGTAATATTGCCAGATTCATCAATGGCATCAACAATCACACACC GGAGGGGAGAAAGAAGCAGAATTTGAAGTGTGTGAGATTCAATGTAGATGGGGAGGCCAGGGTGTTGCTAGTGGCTAACCGTGATATATCAAAGGGAGAAAGATTGTATTATGACTACAATGCATATGAAAATGAGTATCCTACTGAGCATTTTGTATGA
- the LOC110935905 gene encoding uncharacterized protein LOC110935905 isoform X1, with translation MRHTYIHREIGLDWKINLSEFFLKDGEPACRSLYQSFLFLGSSSGSSRGSTRKWKLVASENDLWSNLFKQRWGIDRAVFYAPVDSSKSWKDVYAVQDRCDRVGLGLKIIREGDDYFLIHQGQIQKHLGSRSLQPDHAAAAGYTRDEIMGRNERQMGILDRILFFIGDLETASAPAKRGRHLL, from the exons ATGaggcatacatacatacatagagAGATTGGATTGGATTGGAAAATCAATCTATCTGAATTCTTTCTGAAAGATGGAGAACCTGCCTGCCGATCTctgtatcaaagttttctctttcTTGGATCTTCATCAGGATCTAGTCGCGGCTCAACAAG GAAGTGGAAGCTGGTGGCTTCAGAAAATGATCTCTGGTCTAACCTATTTAAACAGCGATGGGGAATAGACCGAGCCGTATTTTATGCACCTGTTGATTCTTCTAAATCATGGAAAGATGTATATGCAGTTCAGGATCGATGTGACCGTGTTGGACT GGGCCTCAAGATTATACGGGAGGGAGATGACTATTTCCTGATCCACCAGGGACAAATTCAAAAGCATTTGGGCTCAAGAAGTCTGCAACCAGACCATGCAGCAGCAGCAGGCTACACCCGAGATGAGATCATGGGTAGAAATGAGCGTCAGATGGGGATTCTTGATAGAATCTTGTTCTTCATTGGAGACCTAGAAACTGCTTCAGCACCTGCAAAGCGAGGCCGCCATCTCCTCTAG
- the LOC110935905 gene encoding uncharacterized protein LOC110935905 isoform X2, whose product MENLPADLCIKVFSFLDLHQDLVAAQQVCRKWKLVASENDLWSNLFKQRWGIDRAVFYAPVDSSKSWKDVYAVQDRCDRVGLGLKIIREGDDYFLIHQGQIQKHLGSRSLQPDHAAAAGYTRDEIMGRNERQMGILDRILFFIGDLETASAPAKRGRHLL is encoded by the exons ATGGAGAACCTGCCTGCCGATCTctgtatcaaagttttctctttcTTGGATCTTCATCAGGATCTAGTCGCGGCTCAACAAG TTTGCAGGAAGTGGAAGCTGGTGGCTTCAGAAAATGATCTCTGGTCTAACCTATTTAAACAGCGATGGGGAATAGACCGAGCCGTATTTTATGCACCTGTTGATTCTTCTAAATCATGGAAAGATGTATATGCAGTTCAGGATCGATGTGACCGTGTTGGACT GGGCCTCAAGATTATACGGGAGGGAGATGACTATTTCCTGATCCACCAGGGACAAATTCAAAAGCATTTGGGCTCAAGAAGTCTGCAACCAGACCATGCAGCAGCAGCAGGCTACACCCGAGATGAGATCATGGGTAGAAATGAGCGTCAGATGGGGATTCTTGATAGAATCTTGTTCTTCATTGGAGACCTAGAAACTGCTTCAGCACCTGCAAAGCGAGGCCGCCATCTCCTCTAG
- the LOC110935902 gene encoding uncharacterized protein LOC110935902, which produces MEASGCDIHLVSSTDSPEFGRLKWAVSHSSIIGLDAEWKPVRVHQATFPPVLLLQMACRLLNQEDSPLVVFLLDLSQLPLPDIHHLLTHVFLSPNILKLGFRFKQDLLYLSSTFRSHSGGGGGFNRVEPYLDIASIYSSHLHHHKQTRKKTNSLSSICQELLGISLSKELQCSDWSLRPLTQHQITYAALDALCLIHIFHVFQQRLLKQGTIQSLTEVEYSDLNLGLRQILREPDNSSRILRTTYCEAVEMVRATMLEYPRRQLEASLKKSSWDSSSIPPMDYTLLQIVRQYGDKLILTESDGKPRTSKKKGKRKSSTGFTCKEKQVDTIDDWQGPPPWDSLLGGDGCPKFLCDVMVEGLAKHLRCVGIDAAVPYSKKPETRELIDQAIKEKRVILTRDAKLLRHEYLLRNQIYRVRSLLKNDQLLEVIETFELKICEDQLMSRCTKCNGKFIQKPLSIEEALEAAKGFQVIPNCLFDRNIEFWQCIDCNQLYWEGTQYHNAVQKFIDVCKITSTD; this is translated from the exons ATGGAAGCCAGCGGCTGTGATATCCACCTGGTGTCCTCCACCGATTCTCCCGAGTTCGGTCGGTTAAAATGGGCAGTAAGTCATTCCTCCATCATCGGACTGGACGCCGAATGGAAGCCCGTCCGAGTTCACCAGGCCACTTTTCCTCCCGTTTTGCTTCTCCAGATGGCCTGCCGACTACTCAACCAAGAAGACTCCCCCCTTGTTGTTTTCCTACTCGACCTTTCACAGCTTCCTCTGCCCGATATACACCACCTACTCACTCACGTATTCCTCTCTCCTAATATTCTTAAGCTAGGGTTTCGATTTAAACAGGACCTGCTTTACCTCTCCTCTACTTTTCGTTCCCattctggtggtggtggtggtttcaaTAGG gTGGAGCCGTATTTGGATATTGCAAGCATATACAGTAGTCATCTACACCACCACAAGCAAACCAGAAAAAAGACAAACAGCCTTTCATCCATATGCCAGGAACTTCTAGGCATCTCTCTTTCAAAG GAACTTCAATGCAGCGATTGGTCTCTACGTCCTCTTACACAACACCAAATTACTTACGCCGCTTTAGACGCTCTTTGTTTGATtcacatttttcatgtttttcagCAAAGACTTCTCAAACAAG GAACCATTCAAAGCCTCACTGAAGTTGAGTATTCAGATCTAAATCTTGGGTTAAGGCAAATTCTTCGGGAACCTGATAATTCTAGTAGAATATTGAGGACCACATATTGTGAAGCTGTAGAGATGGTGAGAGCTACTATGCTTGAATACCCTCGAAGGCAACTGGAAGCAAGTTTGAAGAAATCAAGTTGGGATAGCAGCAGCATACCCCCCATGGATTATACGCTCTTGCAGATTGTAAGACAATATGGTGATAAATTAATTTTAACGGAATCAGACGGAAAGCCTAGAACATCAAAAAAGAAAGGAAAAAGGAAATCCTCTACTGGGTTTACATGCAAAGAAAAACAAGTTGATACTATTGATGACTGGCAAGGCCCACCACCATGGGACTCTTTGTTGGGTGGTGATGGATGCCCTAAGTTTCTCTGTGATGTCATG GTGGAAGGATTGGCAAAACATTTAAGGTGTGTTGGAATTGATGCTGCTGTTCCCTATTCTAAAAAGCCGGAAACTAG GGAGTTAATAGATCAGGCTATTAAAGAGAAGAGGGTTATTCTGACCAGAGATGCCAAGCTATTGAGACATGAATATCTGTTAAGAAATCAGATTTATAGGGTCAGGAGCCTTCTAAAAAATGACCAGCTACTTGAG GTGATTGAAACTTTCGAGTTGAAAATATGTGAGGATCAACTGATGTCAAGGTGCACAAAGTGCAATGGCAAATTCATCCAGAAACCATTGTCAATTGAAGAGGCCCTTGAAGCAGCAAAGGGATTTCAAGTTATCCCCAACTGTTTATTCGACAGGAATATTGAGTTCTGGCAATGCATAGACTGCAATCAACTTTACTGGGAG GGAACACAATATCACAATGCAGTCCAAAAGTTCATTGATGTCTGTAAGATTACCTCAACTGACTGA